Part of the Mycolicibacterium mageritense genome is shown below.
GGCTCGGGGTAGCGATGCCAGGACCGGGCATGCAGCCGGACCGGGATGTGCGGCAGTCCTTCGGTTTCCTCAGGCTGCTCCCCCAGCCAGGCCTGCGCGCCAGAGTCGGTGAGGATGTGCCGGCGTTCGGCCGCTCCGACGTCGGCCGGTACCGGGATCACCGGAACACCGGCGATCAGGCAGCCCGTGATCGCGAGAACGGTTGTGGCAGTGGGTTTTGCCAGTACGGCGACGCGACGCGCTGCGGCGACCCGTTCGGCCACCGAGGTCGCGGCGCCCACGAGGTCACTTCGGCTGAGCACCGCACCGTCGATGCGGACGGCATCGGCTATGTCGGCGCCTGCGGCGACCGCCGCGGGATTCAGGGAGGCCAGGAGCACGGTTGTGAGGCTACTCCGGGCGGTCGGCAATACTGGCCTCATGGGCGTGATCCGGCAATTGCAGTCACGTGAGGTCTATCGCAACAATTGGTTGACGTTACGTGAGGACGACATCCGCCGACCAGACGGCACCGAAGGCGTGTACGCCGTCATCGACAAGCCGACGTATGCGCTGGTCATCGCGCGTGACGGGGACCGGTTTCACCTCGTCGAGCAGTTCAGGTATCCCCTCGGCCTGCGCCGGTGGGAGTTTCCGCAGGGCACCGCACCGGATCGGCTCGACCTCGAGCCGGAAGCGCTCGCGCACCGGGAACTGCGCGAGGAGACGGGGCTGCGCGCGTCCTCAATGCAGCGGCTCGGGCAGCTCGACGTCGCGGCGGGCATGAGCAGTCAGCGCGGCTGGGTTTTTCTGGCAACAGGGCTCAGCGAAGGTGAGCACGAGCGTGAACTCGAGGAACAGGACATGCACAGCGCGTGGTTCGAGCGTGCCGAGCTGGAACGTATGATCTGGGACGGCGAGATCACCGACGCCCAGTCGATCGCGGCGTGGGCGTTGCTCCTGCTCAACGAGCGTCCGCCCGGTTAAGGTATCGGCACGATGAGGAGGCCCGTAGCGGTCGGCATGTTGATCGTCGCGGCCCTGACCGCCGCGCCGACGGCGCACGCCGCGAACCAGGTGTGGAACGGGAAGTACTCCCTGGTCCGCTACGCGGCCCAGAAGACCGGCACGAGCCTTGCCGCCAGGCAACCCGAGCCCACGTTCAGCGACGTGTACACGTTCTCCACCGATTGTTCTTCGAGCACATGCATTTCCACCGTCATCGACGGTCCCACGCCGAAGAATCCGACGCTGCCGCTGCCACCCCGGTACACGTGGGACGGCACCCGCTGGGTGCACATCTACGACTGGCAGTGGGACTGCTATATGGGAGAAGGAGTTCCGAAGGTGTGGGCACCGGCGCGGTCATGGGCGTACTACGCGCCACAGCCCGACGGAACCCTGCGGGGCACCTGGCTCACCCAGATCGCCGGTGGCCCGTGTGGTGGCACCGTTCAGATGGAGGTGGCGGCGTTTCCCGCGTGAACCATCGCTCTTGTTGTGCGAGAGGAATTTTCGCGCTTGACATCAACTTCGGTTGAGGTTCTAGCGTCGAGCGCGTGACCCAACCAGAAGTGATAGTCGACCGAGTCGTCCTGCAAGACGGCTTCGTTCCGGTGATAGACATCAGCAGCGCCCGCAGTGGCGACCCGAGGCAACGCCGGGCAGTGGCCGACGCGATCGGCCGGTGCTGCGAAACCAGTGGTTTCCTGCTGCTGGTCGGCCACGGCGTGCCCGATCAGGTGATCGACGACGTCAACCGTGCGCTGCGTGGATTCTTCGCCCTGCCCCAGGCGATCAAGGAGCAGGTCGGGGCGCAGCCCGGCGATCCACTGGCCCGCGGGTTCAGTAGCGCAGGCAACCTCGCGGCGACCAATGCCGGCGCGGATGTCGAAGCCGAGCACCGGGCGCCTGACCGGGTCGAGAAGTTCGTGCACTTCCCGCTCGGAAATCCGGAGGGCGTCGACGGCCCCGGGTGGACCGACGAACGGGTGTTCGTCGCCGAGCGGTGGCCCGAGTTACCCGGATTCCGCGTTGCCTATCAACGGTATTACGCCGAGATGGAAGGCCTTGCCACCGAGCTGTCCCGGTTGTTCGCGCTCGCACTGGGCCTGCGCGAGGACTGGTTCGAGGCGTTGATCGACCGGCACAACTCCAACCTGATGGCCAACTATTACCCCGCAGACGACCGGCCGGCCGGCGACATCCGGCTGAGCCAGCACAGCGACTGGGGCAACCTCACGATCCTGCTGCAGGACGAATCTCAGCGCGGGCTGCAGGTTCGCGACGACCGCGGCAGATGGCTCGATGTGCCGGTGGTCCCGGGATCGTTCGTCATCAACATCGGTGACCTGCTGGCCCGGTGGACCAATGACAGGTGGGTGAGCACCGTGCACCGCGTGGTGAGCACGGGAGCCGGCCGCGAACGGTTCAGTCTCCCGTTCTTCCACCAACCGAACTACGACGCGGTGATCGAGTGCATCCCCACCTGCGCGACACCGGACCATCCGGCCCGTTACGAGCCGGTGGTGTCGGGTCCGTACCTGCTCGACAAGTTCAAGCTCGCCTACGCGCTCTGACGAGGCTCAGCCGCGCTCGGCCAGGGCGCGCAGGAAGAACCCGAAGTTGGCCGGGCGTTCGGCGAGCCTGCGCACGAAGTAGCCGTACCACTCGTTGCCGAACGGCACGTAGACCCGGACGTGGTTGCCCGCGTCGGCCAGCCGCCGCTGCTCGGCATCGCGGATGCCGTACAGCATCTGGTACTCGAATCCGTCGGTATCACGGTCGAATTCACGTGCCAGGCCCGGCACGGCATCGATGATGACCGGATCGTGCGAGGCCACCATCGGATAGCCCGATCCCGCCATCAGCACCCGCAGGCACCGCAGGTAGGACGCGGTGACCTCGTCGGCGTCGCGGTAGGCCACGGACGCGGGCTCGTCGTACGCGCCCTTGCACAACCGGATCCGGGCGCCGGCCGCCGCGAACTCGCGGCAGTCGGCCTCGGTGCGGTGCAGGTAGGCCTGCAGAACCGTGCCCAGCCAATCGAACTCGGTGCGCAGGTCGCGGACGATCGACAGGGTCGAATCGGTGGTGGTGTGATCCTCGGCGTCGACGGTCACCCACGCGCCGACCTCGCGGGCCTTGGTGCAGATCGTGTGCGCGTTCTCGAGCGCGATCTTCTCGCCGTCGCGCGGCAGCGCCTGGCCGAGCGCGGACAGCTTGAGCGAAACCTCCAGCGGTCGCACCGTGGTGGCTTCTTCGCCACGCTGTCCCAGCAGGTCGAGCAGCGCCAGGTAGGCCTTTACGGTCTGTTCGGCATCCTCGACGCGGGTGGTGTCCTCACCGAGGTAGTCGATGGTGACGAGCCGCCCCGAGGCACGCAGTGCGGCAACCGAATCCACTGCCTCGGGAATGGTCTCGCCTGCGACGAACCGTTCCACGACCTTGCGGGTCACCGGGATCCGCTCGGCAGTCCGGCGCAGCCGCGTTGAACGGGCGGCGCCGAGGATCACGGGGCGCGCGACCCTGTCGAAGAGCCCCATGTCAGGCCTCCATGTGGGGATAGTTGTGATCGGTGGGCGGCACGAAGGTCTCCTTGATGGAGCGGGCCGAGGTCCAGCGCAGCAGGTTCAACGCCGAGCCGGCCTTGTCGTTGGTTCCCGACGCCCGGGAGCCGCCGAACGGCTGCTGACCGACGACGGCGCCGGTCGGCTTGTCGTTGACGTAGAAGTTGCCTGCTGCGTTGCGCAGGCGGTCCTGCGCGGCGAGCACCGCGGCGCGGTCGTCGGCGATCACGGCCCCGGTCAGGCCGTAGCGCGAGCCGGTGTCGACCACGTCGAGGATGCGGTCGTAGTCGTTGTCGGGGTAGACATGCACCGCGAGGATCGGGCCGAAGTACTCCGTGGAGAAAGCCTCGTCGGTCGGATCGTCGGACAGCAGGACCGTGGGCCGCACGAAATACCCTTCGCTGTCGTCGTATTCGCCGCCTGCCGCGATGGTGACGCCGGCCGCACCCTTCGCGCGCTCGATGGCCTTGACGTTCTTGGCGAACGCCCGTTCGTCGATCACAGCGCCGCCGTAGTTCGAGAAGTCGGTGACGTCGCCGTAGCTCAGCGCATCGGTGGCCGACAGGAAGTCGTCGCCCATCTGGTGCCATACCGAACGCGGCACGAACGCCCGCGAGGCCGCCGAGCACTTCTGCCCCTGGAAGTCGAAGGCTCCGCGAATCAGTGCGGTACGCAACACATCCGGGTTCGCCGAGGAGTGTGCCAGCACGAAGTCCTTGCCGCCGGTTTCCCCGACCAGACGAGGATAGGTGTGGTAGCGGTCGATGTTGGTGCCCACCTCGCGCCACAGGTGCTGGAACGTCGCGGTCGATCCGGTGAAGTGGATTCCGGCCAGGCGCGGATCGGCAAGGGCCACATCGGAAACCGCGATGCCGTCACCGTTGACCAGGTTGATCACGCCAGGCGGCAGGCCCGCGGCTTCCAGCAGCTGCATGGTCAGATACGCCGCGAAGGCCTGTGTGGGCGACGGCTTCCACACCACGGTGTTGCCCATGAGCGCGGGCGCGGTCGGCAGGTTGCCTGCGATCGCGGTGAAGTTGAACGGTGTGATCGCGTAGACGAAGCCTTCCAGCGGGCGATGGTCGGTGCGGTTCCACACACCGGGGCTGCTGATCGGCTGCTGCGCCATGATCTGCCGGGCGAATGCGACGTTGAACCGCCAGAAGTCGATGAGCTCGCACGGCGTGTCGATCTCGGCCTGGTAGGCCGTCTTGGACTGGCCCAGCATGGTGGCACCGGCGAGCTTCTCACGCCACGGTCCGGACAGCAGGTCTGCGGCGCGCAGGAAGACCGCGGCACGCTCGTCGAACGGCAGGGCGGCCCAGTCGTTCTTGGCGGCCATGGCGGCCTCGATCGCGGCGCTCGCGTCGGAATGCTCGGCGTTGGTGAGGGTGCCCAGCCGCGCCGAGTGCCGGTGCGGCTGCACGACGTCGATGCGGGCGCCGTTGCCCATCGCGTGTTTGCCGCCGATGACGTGCGGCAGGTCGACGGGGGTACTGGCGAGGTCGGTGAGCGCGGCGGTGAGCCGGGTGCGTTCACCCGAGCCCGGGGCGTAGTTGTGGACCGGCTCGTTGGCCGGCATCGGCACGTCGGTGATGGCATCCATGGGTTCAAGAATCCCCGACGTGACGCACGCAACTCTTGTCCGATCGGACAACACTGCATGCGATTACCAGTAAAATCGGACAACATGCCGACTACCGGTGTCAGCCTCGGCCAACTGCTGTTGGCGCTGGATGCCACGCTGGTCCGGCTCGTGCAGGCGCCGCGTGGCCTCGATCTGCCGGTGGCGTCGGCGGCCCTGATCGACTCCGATGACGTACGCCTGGGCCTGGCCCCGTCGGCCGGGTCGGCCGATCTGTTCTTCCTACTGGGTGTCTCCGAAGCCGACGCCCGCACATGGGTCGATCAGCAGACCGCGCGGCGAGCGCCGACGGCGATCTTCATCAAGGAACCGTCGGCCGCTGTGGTCGCCCGCGCGGTCGATGCGGGCACCGCCGTGGTGGCCGTCGATCCCCGCGCCCGCTGGGAACGCCTGTACCGCCTGGTCAACCACGTTTTTGAACACCACGGGGACCGGGCCGAGCACGATTCGGGCACCGACCTGTTCGGCCTGGCGCAATCGATCGCCGACCGCACCCACGGCATGGTCAGCATCGAGGACGCCCAGTCACACGTGCTGGCGTACTCGGCCTCCAACGACGAGGCCGATGATCTGCGCAGGCTGTCCATCCTGGGACGGGCCGGCCCGTCCGAACACCTGGCGTGGATCGCCCAGTGGGGCATCTTCGACGCATTGCGGGCGAAACCCGACGTGGTGCGGGTCGCCGAGCGCCCCGAGCTGGGCCTGCGGCCCCGGCTGGCCATCGGCATCTTTCAGCCGTCGGGCGACGAGCGCCGGGCCCCGGCCTTCGCGGGCACCATCTGGGTGCAGCAGGGCAGCCGGCCGCTGGCCGAGGATTCCGACGACGTGCTGCGGGGCGCCGCGGTGCTGGCCGCGCGCATCATGGCGCGGTTGGCCGCGACACCGACGACGCACGCGGTCCGCGTGCAGGAGCTACTGGGCCTGCGCACCGATGGCGAGCCGCTCGACGTCGAGGCCGTCGCACGCGACCTCGGTGTCGACCCCGAGGGCCGTGCGGCTGTCATCGGGTTCGACGGCACGCAGCAAGGATCGCGGCTGGCCGATGTACTGGCGTTGAGCGCCAGCGCTTTTCGCAGCGACGCGCAGCTCGCGTCCTTCCGCTCCCGGGTCTACGTGCTGTTCCCGAGCACGGGCAAGCCGGCCGCGGTGACGTCGTGGATCCGCGGTACCGTCGCGGCGCTACGCGCCGAGCTGGGTATGGAGTTGCACGCCGTGATCGCGGCACCGGTGGCCGGGCTGGCCGGCGCGGCCGCTGCGCGGCTGGAGGTGGACCGCGTGCTGGACAGCGCCGAGCGCCACCCCGGCGCGCTCGGGGCCGTCACCTCGTTGGCAGAGGCGCGCACCACTGTGCTGCTGGACGAGATCGTCACCGCGATCGCGTCCGACGAGCGGCTGATCGACCCGCGGGTACGTACGCTGCGGGCCGACGAACCGGTGCTCGCCGACACGCTGCGGGCCTATCTGGACAGCTTCGGGGATGTCGCCACGGCCGCGCAGTGGCTGCACGTCCATCCCAATACCGTGCGCTACCGCGTGCGCAGGATCGAGCAGCTGCTGGGCGCCACGCTGGCCGATACCGATGTGCGGCTGCTGCTTTCGCTGAGCCTGCGGGCCACCCAGCCCTGAGGCGTCTACCGGAAGGCGGATTGGCCGGTCAGCGCGCGGCCGATCGACAGCATGTGCATCTCGCTCGTGCCCTCGTAGGTCAGCACCGATTCGAGGTTGTTGGCGTGCCGCAGCGGCGAGTACTCCAAGGTGATGCCGCTGGCGCCCATCACGGTGCGGGCCTCACGCGCGATGGCCAGGGCCTCGCGGACGTTGTTGAGCTTGCCGAGGCTGATCTGGTCGGGTGTCACACCCCTGCCGTCCTTGAGCCGGCCGAGTTGCAGCGCGAGCAGCATGCCCTTGCCGAGTTCCAGCGTCATGTTGGCGAGCTTCTCCTGCGTGAGCTGGTAGCTCGACAGCGGGCGGTCGAAAACCTCACGCGCACCGGCGTAGTCGATCGCGGCCTCGAGGCTGTCCCGGGCGGCGCCGAGCGCGCCGAACACGATGCCGAAGCGGGCCTCGTTGAGGCACGACAGCGGACCGCGCAGGCCGATGGCCTCGGGCAGCTGAGCCGACGCGGGCAGCCGGACGTTGTCGAGGACAAGTTCGGACGTGACCGACGCGCGGAGCGAAAGCTTGCGGTGGATGACGTTGGCGCTGAAACCGGGGGTGTCGGTCGGCACGACGAAGCCGCGGATGCCGTCCTCGGTCTGGGCCCACACGGTCGCCACGTCGGCGAGGTTGCCGTTGGTGATCCACATCTTGGTGCCGGACAGAATCCAGTCCGAGCCGTCGCGACGTGCCGTGGTGCGCATGCCGCCGGGGTTGGAGCCGAAGTCGGCCTCGGTCAGGCCGAAGCAGCCGATCGCGTCACCGCTGGCCAGCCGGGGCAACCATTCCTGCTTCTGTTCTTCGGAGCCGAATCGGTGAATCGAGAACATCGACAGCGAGCCCTGGACCGAGACGAAGCTGCGCAGTCCACTGTCGCCCGCCTCGAGTTCCATGCAGGCCAGGCCGTAGCTCACCGCGTTGGTGCCGGCGCAGCCATAGCCCTCAAGGTGCATGCCGAGTAGCCCGAGTTCACCGAACTCCTTGGCGAGTTCGCGGCCGGGCAGTTCACCCTTCTCGAACCATTCGGCGAGGTTGGGGCGCAGCCGGGTGTCGACGAACCGGCGCACTGTGGCGGCGATATCGCGCTCGTCGTCATCGAGGAGAGTGTCGATGCCGAACATCTCGAGTGGCCGCAGGTTGCCGGCCGGGGCGATCGTCGCCGCAATATCTGAACGCGTCATAAGAGCCACCCTACGAGGCGAAAGCTGTGGTGAGATATATCAGAAGTGTCCAGTCGAAGCGCTGAGCACCTGACGTTTTGTACAGTGCCGGCCGAGAGGAACCCACGATGGCGATGACGGTACGCCGGCTGATCGGCATCAACGACCTGGCGTTGTCCCTGGTGGCCGGCCGCGTCGGGATCGACCGGGTGATCTCGTGGGCCCACGCCATCGAGCTCACCGACCCCAGCCCCTGGCTGTCGGGGGGCGAGCTGGTCATGACGACCGGCCTGCACCTGTCCGAATCCCCCGCCGAGCAACGCGACTACGTGCAGCGCATCGTCGAATCCGGCAGCACCGCAATCGCTTTCGACACCGGAGTGCGGTTCCGCGAGGTGCCCCCGGCGGTGGTCGCCGCGGGCGACGAGTTCGGCATCCCGGTGCTCGCGGTGTCCCCCGAGACCCCGTTCATCGCGATCTCCCGAGCGGTCATCGACGAGATCACGGCCGATCAGGTGCGGCTGGTGCAGAAGGTGGTCCAGGGCCAGGAGAACCTCGCGCGGGTGACCATGCGCGGCGGTATCCCCGCGCTGGTGGACACCTTGAGTTCAGCCCTGAACTGCACGGCATGCGTGCTGGACCGGTCCCGCGTGGTGCTTGCCGAATCCGGGGTGGGCACCACCGAACTGGTCGAACGTGTGCAGGAGCAGCTCGACAAGGACCAGAAGCGGCGCCGCGGGGTGAGCCGGGTGCTGGTCGACGATCGCGGCACCCTCACGATCCAGCAGGTGCCGGGCGCCGACGAGAAGCAGGGTTATCTCGCGGTGGCTTCGGCAGATCCGCTCGACGCGAGCGACCGGCTACTGGTGGGCCACGCATTGGCGTTGCTGTCGATCGAGCTCGCCAAACCGGCGCGGGTGATCGACGCCGAACAACGGCTGCGCACCGGCGTCACCGAGGCACTGTTCGAAGGCGGGCTCGACGTCGACTCGACGCTGTTGCGCTACTTCGGCTTTGCGCCTGACGTGTCAGTCGTGGCCGCGGTGTTCACCGACGTCGGACCCGCACTCCCCGCCCAACATCAACTCGCGGCCGCGCTGGACGGCCAGCCGTACCTGATGGCGGGCAACGGAGACGGTGTCGCCGTCGTCGTGCACGCCGACGGGGCCGACCGGCTGCTGCAGCAGGTGTACACCCGCGCCCGCACCGGCCTGCGTCGCGCCATCAACGCCGGCGTGGGCGCCCCCGCGAGCATCGGCAACGCGGGTCTGAGCCTGCAGCAGGCACTTTCGGCGGTCCGAGTGGCCGAGGCCAACGGGCACCGGCTGGTCGGATTCGAGGAGCTCGGCACGTTCAGCCTGCTGCTCAGCACCCAGCCCGAGACCGTACTGCGGTCGATCGCCAATCGCTCACTCGGCGTACTCGACGACTACGACCGGGACAACGGCGCCAAACTCGTGCAATCGCTGGAGTCGTTCCTGCACCACAATGGGCATTGGGAATCCGCAGCCGTCGAACTCGGGGTGCACCGGCACACCTTGCGGGGACGCATGGCGCGGGTGGTCGAGTTGCTCGGCCGTGACCTCGACTCCGCGCACACCCGCTCAGAGTTGTGGATCGCGCTCAAGGCCAGGGAGCTGCTGGCGCAGGATTTACCGAAACGCTGAGGGGGACACATGCTGGCGCTGGGAATCGTCGCACTCATCGTCGCCGCGGTACTGGCCTACCTCGCCGTCAATCCGGATCGGGCGTTCTACCTCGACGAAGGCTGGAAATTCCGAAACAAGACCGAACCATCGGAAGCCTACGTGGCCGTCAACGGGCTCAGAAGTGGCATCGCTGCCCTCCTGGCAGCCGGCCTCGGGATCGGTGCCATCGTGATGCACTTCACCGAGCAGGGCCGCCAACAGGACAAGAACGACCGGGCCGCTCGGTACGCCGCATCGCAACAACGGTGCGAGTCTGAGATCCGTCCCAGGTTCAACGACACGCTCAAGTGGACCCGGGACGGCGCTCTGACCAATCGCGACGAAGCGCTCGCACTGGGTCGTGAACTCAACGTCGAGGTGAAGATCGAGGCCAACGATGCCCTCGCCGCTTCAGAAAACCCGCCGCCACCGTCGGATGTCGTCTGGATATACGACACGTCGCTGCCGGGGCAGGACAAACTGATCCTCGCCTATCACGGCAGTTCGATGACCAGGCAGACCGCCCAGGAGTGCATCAAGCCGCGCCGAACCTGACCGTCAGGGGTTCACGATCCCAATCTCGGTGGCGCGCTGCGGTATTGCACCGGTGTGGCCGACATCTTGATCGGGTTGGCCACCTGTGGTGCCGAACTGCCCGGGACGTCGACGACCGCGTCCAGCTCGAGCCGCTTGGCCAACTCGAACGCCTGGCTGATGTCGTTGATCGGGCCGACCGGCACCCCGGCCGCGGTCAGCACCGTGAACCATTCGTCGCTGCCGCGGGTCCGCAAGCGCTCGGTCAACGCGGTGAACAGCGCCTCCCGATTGGCCACGCGCGACGTGTTGTCGGCGTAATCCGGTGAGTCGGCCAGCGATTCGGCACCCAGAGCCTTGCACAACGCCCGGAACTGCTTGTCATTGCCGACCGCGAGCACCAACGGCCGGTCCGCGGTCGAAAACACTTCGTACGGCGCGATACTCGGATGCCGGTTACCCATGATGCCCGGCACCGCACCGGCGCCCAGGTAACCCGACGCCTGGTTGACCAACGACGACAGCAGCGTCGACAGCAGGTTGACCTCGATCTTCTGGCCCTGGCCCGTGCCGTTGCGGTGTTGCAGCGCAGCGAGAATACCGGTCGCGGCATGCAGCCCGGCGAGCACGTCGACCAAGGCCACACCGACCTTGGTGGGCTCGCCCGGATGTGGCCCGGTCACACTCATCAGGCCGCCGACGGCCTGCACCAACAGGTCGTAGCCGGGCAGGTCGGCGCCCTGGCCGGAGCCGAAACCCGTGATGGCGCAATAGATGACATCGGGCCGGTGCTCGACCAGATCGGCGTAGCCCAGGCCCATCCGCTCCATGGTGCCGGTGCGGAAGTTCTCGACGACGATGTCGGCGCCGCGCACGATCTCGCGGGCCTGCTCGACACCGTCAGGGCTGTGCAGATCCAGCACCACCGACCGCTTGTTGCGGTTGACGGCATTGAAGTAGGTGGCCTGCCCGTCTGAGTCGAACGGCGGACCCCAGCTGCGGGTGTCGTCGCCGCTGCCGGGGCGCTCGATCTTGATCACCTCGGCACCGAGGTCGGCCAGCATCATCGTCGCGTACGGTCCGGCCAGCACGCGACTGAAATCCGCGACGACGATCCCGTTCAGGGCTCCCGGGGTGGTCACGCCCGGCCTCCCCGCAAATACACGGTGGTGGTGTGAGTGAAGAACTCGCGCGCCGCTTCACCTTGCTCCTTCGGGCCGTAGCCACTGCGCTTCG
Proteins encoded:
- a CDS encoding NUDIX domain-containing protein → MGVIRQLQSREVYRNNWLTLREDDIRRPDGTEGVYAVIDKPTYALVIARDGDRFHLVEQFRYPLGLRRWEFPQGTAPDRLDLEPEALAHRELREETGLRASSMQRLGQLDVAAGMSSQRGWVFLATGLSEGEHERELEEQDMHSAWFERAELERMIWDGEITDAQSIAAWALLLLNERPPG
- a CDS encoding proline dehydrogenase family protein, with translation MGLFDRVARPVILGAARSTRLRRTAERIPVTRKVVERFVAGETIPEAVDSVAALRASGRLVTIDYLGEDTTRVEDAEQTVKAYLALLDLLGQRGEEATTVRPLEVSLKLSALGQALPRDGEKIALENAHTICTKAREVGAWVTVDAEDHTTTDSTLSIVRDLRTEFDWLGTVLQAYLHRTEADCREFAAAGARIRLCKGAYDEPASVAYRDADEVTASYLRCLRVLMAGSGYPMVASHDPVIIDAVPGLAREFDRDTDGFEYQMLYGIRDAEQRRLADAGNHVRVYVPFGNEWYGYFVRRLAERPANFGFFLRALAERG
- a CDS encoding PucR family transcriptional regulator, whose amino-acid sequence is MPTTGVSLGQLLLALDATLVRLVQAPRGLDLPVASAALIDSDDVRLGLAPSAGSADLFFLLGVSEADARTWVDQQTARRAPTAIFIKEPSAAVVARAVDAGTAVVAVDPRARWERLYRLVNHVFEHHGDRAEHDSGTDLFGLAQSIADRTHGMVSIEDAQSHVLAYSASNDEADDLRRLSILGRAGPSEHLAWIAQWGIFDALRAKPDVVRVAERPELGLRPRLAIGIFQPSGDERRAPAFAGTIWVQQGSRPLAEDSDDVLRGAAVLAARIMARLAATPTTHAVRVQELLGLRTDGEPLDVEAVARDLGVDPEGRAAVIGFDGTQQGSRLADVLALSASAFRSDAQLASFRSRVYVLFPSTGKPAAVTSWIRGTVAALRAELGMELHAVIAAPVAGLAGAAAARLEVDRVLDSAERHPGALGAVTSLAEARTTVLLDEIVTAIASDERLIDPRVRTLRADEPVLADTLRAYLDSFGDVATAAQWLHVHPNTVRYRVRRIEQLLGATLADTDVRLLLSLSLRATQP
- a CDS encoding Rv2253 family sensor-like surface protein — protein: MRRPVAVGMLIVAALTAAPTAHAANQVWNGKYSLVRYAAQKTGTSLAARQPEPTFSDVYTFSTDCSSSTCISTVIDGPTPKNPTLPLPPRYTWDGTRWVHIYDWQWDCYMGEGVPKVWAPARSWAYYAPQPDGTLRGTWLTQIAGGPCGGTVQMEVAAFPA
- a CDS encoding acyl-CoA dehydrogenase family protein, whose protein sequence is MTRSDIAATIAPAGNLRPLEMFGIDTLLDDDERDIAATVRRFVDTRLRPNLAEWFEKGELPGRELAKEFGELGLLGMHLEGYGCAGTNAVSYGLACMELEAGDSGLRSFVSVQGSLSMFSIHRFGSEEQKQEWLPRLASGDAIGCFGLTEADFGSNPGGMRTTARRDGSDWILSGTKMWITNGNLADVATVWAQTEDGIRGFVVPTDTPGFSANVIHRKLSLRASVTSELVLDNVRLPASAQLPEAIGLRGPLSCLNEARFGIVFGALGAARDSLEAAIDYAGAREVFDRPLSSYQLTQEKLANMTLELGKGMLLALQLGRLKDGRGVTPDQISLGKLNNVREALAIAREARTVMGASGITLEYSPLRHANNLESVLTYEGTSEMHMLSIGRALTGQSAFR
- a CDS encoding PucR family transcriptional regulator, coding for MAMTVRRLIGINDLALSLVAGRVGIDRVISWAHAIELTDPSPWLSGGELVMTTGLHLSESPAEQRDYVQRIVESGSTAIAFDTGVRFREVPPAVVAAGDEFGIPVLAVSPETPFIAISRAVIDEITADQVRLVQKVVQGQENLARVTMRGGIPALVDTLSSALNCTACVLDRSRVVLAESGVGTTELVERVQEQLDKDQKRRRGVSRVLVDDRGTLTIQQVPGADEKQGYLAVASADPLDASDRLLVGHALALLSIELAKPARVIDAEQRLRTGVTEALFEGGLDVDSTLLRYFGFAPDVSVVAAVFTDVGPALPAQHQLAAALDGQPYLMAGNGDGVAVVVHADGADRLLQQVYTRARTGLRRAINAGVGAPASIGNAGLSLQQALSAVRVAEANGHRLVGFEELGTFSLLLSTQPETVLRSIANRSLGVLDDYDRDNGAKLVQSLESFLHHNGHWESAAVELGVHRHTLRGRMARVVELLGRDLDSAHTRSELWIALKARELLAQDLPKR
- a CDS encoding CaiB/BaiF CoA transferase family protein encodes the protein MTTPGALNGIVVADFSRVLAGPYATMMLADLGAEVIKIERPGSGDDTRSWGPPFDSDGQATYFNAVNRNKRSVVLDLHSPDGVEQAREIVRGADIVVENFRTGTMERMGLGYADLVEHRPDVIYCAITGFGSGQGADLPGYDLLVQAVGGLMSVTGPHPGEPTKVGVALVDVLAGLHAATGILAALQHRNGTGQGQKIEVNLLSTLLSSLVNQASGYLGAGAVPGIMGNRHPSIAPYEVFSTADRPLVLAVGNDKQFRALCKALGAESLADSPDYADNTSRVANREALFTALTERLRTRGSDEWFTVLTAAGVPVGPINDISQAFELAKRLELDAVVDVPGSSAPQVANPIKMSATPVQYRSAPPRLGS
- the pruA gene encoding L-glutamate gamma-semialdehyde dehydrogenase, yielding MDAITDVPMPANEPVHNYAPGSGERTRLTAALTDLASTPVDLPHVIGGKHAMGNGARIDVVQPHRHSARLGTLTNAEHSDASAAIEAAMAAKNDWAALPFDERAAVFLRAADLLSGPWREKLAGATMLGQSKTAYQAEIDTPCELIDFWRFNVAFARQIMAQQPISSPGVWNRTDHRPLEGFVYAITPFNFTAIAGNLPTAPALMGNTVVWKPSPTQAFAAYLTMQLLEAAGLPPGVINLVNGDGIAVSDVALADPRLAGIHFTGSTATFQHLWREVGTNIDRYHTYPRLVGETGGKDFVLAHSSANPDVLRTALIRGAFDFQGQKCSAASRAFVPRSVWHQMGDDFLSATDALSYGDVTDFSNYGGAVIDERAFAKNVKAIERAKGAAGVTIAAGGEYDDSEGYFVRPTVLLSDDPTDEAFSTEYFGPILAVHVYPDNDYDRILDVVDTGSRYGLTGAVIADDRAAVLAAQDRLRNAAGNFYVNDKPTGAVVGQQPFGGSRASGTNDKAGSALNLLRWTSARSIKETFVPPTDHNYPHMEA
- a CDS encoding isopenicillin N synthase family dioxygenase → MTQPEVIVDRVVLQDGFVPVIDISSARSGDPRQRRAVADAIGRCCETSGFLLLVGHGVPDQVIDDVNRALRGFFALPQAIKEQVGAQPGDPLARGFSSAGNLAATNAGADVEAEHRAPDRVEKFVHFPLGNPEGVDGPGWTDERVFVAERWPELPGFRVAYQRYYAEMEGLATELSRLFALALGLREDWFEALIDRHNSNLMANYYPADDRPAGDIRLSQHSDWGNLTILLQDESQRGLQVRDDRGRWLDVPVVPGSFVINIGDLLARWTNDRWVSTVHRVVSTGAGRERFSLPFFHQPNYDAVIECIPTCATPDHPARYEPVVSGPYLLDKFKLAYAL